One window of the Pseudomonas sp. S04 genome contains the following:
- a CDS encoding response regulator — protein sequence MRLLLVEDEPEIAKALAQGLSEASYTVDVADNGMAGRRFIETVEYDLIILDVMLPGLNGWQLLQQIRQLGATPILFLTTKDGIEDRLRGLELHEDDYLLKPFTHSALVARVRKLLRRDRGR from the coding sequence CTGTTAGTGGAAGACGAGCCGGAAATCGCCAAGGCGCTGGCCCAGGGCCTGAGCGAAGCCAGCTACACGGTGGATGTGGCCGACAACGGCATGGCCGGTCGGCGTTTCATCGAGACCGTTGAATATGACCTGATCATTCTCGACGTGATGCTGCCGGGCCTGAACGGCTGGCAACTGTTGCAACAGATCCGCCAGCTCGGTGCGACACCGATACTGTTCCTGACCACCAAGGACGGGATCGAGGACCGTTTGCGTGGCCTGGAACTGCATGAAGATGACTACCTGCTCAAGCCGTTCACCCACAGCGCGCTGGTGGCGCGGGTACGCAAGTTGTTGCGCCGCGATCGCGGGCGCTAA